From the genome of Patescibacteria group bacterium:
CATCGCTGCCTAAGGTTTTGATTCTGATTTTTCCCATAGATTATTCGGTATCTATGCCCATGCTTCTGGCGGTGCCGGCGACAATTTTTTCCGCCGCCGCAAGATCATTGGCGTTTAAATCTTTAATTTTCTTATTAGCGATTTCTTCAATTTGAGTTTTATTTAATTTGGCAACCTTTTCCTGTCCGGCTTTGCTGGCGCCCTTTTCTAAACCCAGGGCCTTTTTAATCATTTCTGCAACCGGCGGCAGTTTGGTCACAAAAGAAAAAGTCCGGTCTTCATAAACCGTAATGACCGCCGGAATAACCTGTCCTTTAAGCTCAGTGGTTTTTTCATTATAAGCCCTGACAAATTCCATGA
Proteins encoded in this window:
- the rplK gene encoding 50S ribosomal protein L11, whose protein sequence is MAKKVKTIIKLNLPAGEATPAPPVGPALGQHGLPIMEFVRAYNEKTTELKGQVIPAVITVYEDRTFSFVTKLPPVAEMIKKALGLEKGASKAGQEKVAKLNKTQIEEIANKKIKDLNANDLAAAEKIVAGTARSMGIDTE